CCGCAAAGTTCCGGCATGTCGCGGTCCGCGTCCCCTGACCCCTGCCCCGCCTTTCCACCCCCGCTTCGAAAATGCAGTGTCCCCTTTCGGCGCAAGCCTGCGTTTGCCAGGAATCCGATGTTATCGGCGTGTTGCAAGCCGTGGAGGCGCACGGCATCCTATCGGCGAGGGAGGCCTTGCTTGCATACTCTGATCCGACAGTTTTCCGTTCCGTTCCGTGCCCGGCGAATCGCCGCGGGCGCGGCCGCCGATTGACCGCCCTTCTTGCGCGACCGAGCATCATGATCGAATTCGGACACGGGACGCATACCGGGCTGCGGCGCGAGCACAACGAGGACACCTATTGCGCGGACCCTGACATGGGTTTGTGGCTGGTGGCCGACGGCATGGGCGGCCACGAGCACGGCGAGGTAGCCAGCGCGCTCGCGCGCGACGTGGTGATCCGCGAGGTGACCAAGGGTCAGGCGCTGGCCCCGGCCATCCAGTCGGCCGACGAAGAAATCCTCCGGCACACCATCGAGAAGCGCAGCGAGCGCCCGATGGGCACCACGGTGGTCGCGGTGCGCGTGCGCAACCACGACTACGAAGTGGCCTGGGTCGGCGACAGCCGCGTCTACCTGTGGAACGGCGGCAGCTTGCGCCAGATCTCTCAGGATCATTCCTACGTCCAGGAGCTGATCGATCAGGGCGCGATCAGCGCTGCGCAGGCACGCACGCATCCACACCGCAATGTGGTGACCCAGGCGCTCGGCGTGACCATGCCGGACCAGCTGAAGATCGAGAGGCTGCGCGGCACGCTGCAGCCGGGCCAGTGCCTGCTGCTGTGCAGCGACGGCCTGACTGAGGAAGTGGAGGACAACCTGATTGGCGAGATCATCGCCCGCGGGCTGTCCGCGCAGGAAACCGTGGACCACCTGATCCTCGCCGCGCTGGACCACGGCGGCTCGGACAACATCACGGTGCTGCTGGTCAAGTGCATCTGATGCGCGGCGCCGAAGGGCGCCGCGAAACCGTCAGGAAAGCTTTCAGAGCGCCCTAAGCGCGGGCTCGTCGGGCACCTGTTTGCGCGCTTCGGCGACCAGCGCGGCGGCGCGCGCGGTATCGCCATTCTTGCGCAACGT
The Rhodanobacteraceae bacterium genome window above contains:
- a CDS encoding serine/threonine-protein phosphatase — encoded protein: MIEFGHGTHTGLRREHNEDTYCADPDMGLWLVADGMGGHEHGEVASALARDVVIREVTKGQALAPAIQSADEEILRHTIEKRSERPMGTTVVAVRVRNHDYEVAWVGDSRVYLWNGGSLRQISQDHSYVQELIDQGAISAAQARTHPHRNVVTQALGVTMPDQLKIERLRGTLQPGQCLLLCSDGLTEEVEDNLIGEIIARGLSAQETVDHLILAALDHGGSDNITVLLVKCI